The Methanocella sp. genome contains a region encoding:
- a CDS encoding NOP5/NOP56 family protein — MARVDDLRQLHGEAMRLAREKIAESLASKDMDLVQAARSLDDLNEAFNIISERLAEWYGIHNPEKRLRPVELIEHILEESSERRLPEMVAAINDDDLNAIQGVAQTARTLFWQKRALEDYIDKTMLELAPNLSTVMGPTLGARLISQAGSLEKLARMPAGSIQVMGAGEALFKHLRLGTPSPKHGLIYKHPLISGAPKKARGKIARMLAGKTAIAARVDYYSGERVDFGDLKAKASMIKSRSRGGKKP; from the coding sequence TTGGCCCGGGTAGATGATCTGCGGCAGCTTCATGGCGAAGCCATGCGGCTTGCCCGCGAAAAGATTGCCGAAAGCCTGGCAAGTAAAGATATGGACCTGGTGCAGGCCGCCCGGTCGCTGGATGACCTCAACGAAGCTTTCAATATTATTTCCGAGCGCCTCGCCGAATGGTACGGGATCCACAATCCCGAAAAACGTTTGCGTCCCGTCGAGCTTATCGAGCATATATTAGAAGAGTCGAGCGAAAGAAGACTGCCAGAGATGGTCGCGGCAATAAATGACGATGATCTCAACGCTATCCAGGGAGTAGCACAGACGGCAAGAACGCTGTTCTGGCAGAAGAGAGCCCTTGAGGATTATATTGATAAGACCATGCTGGAACTCGCCCCGAACCTGTCCACGGTGATGGGCCCCACGCTGGGAGCCAGACTCATATCACAGGCGGGGAGCCTGGAAAAGCTCGCCCGAATGCCGGCCGGCAGCATACAGGTCATGGGAGCCGGTGAAGCGCTCTTCAAGCATCTCCGGCTAGGCACGCCATCGCCCAAGCATGGCCTGATATACAAGCATCCGCTCATCAGCGGCGCCCCGAAGAAGGCCCGGGGCAAAATCGCCCGCATGCTCGCGGGCAAGACGGCCATCGCCGCGCGCGTCGACTATTATTCGGGCGAGAGAGTGGATTTCGGCGACCTGAAGGCAAAAGCCTCCATGATTAAAAGCCGGTCTAGGGGAGGAAAGAAGCCTTGA
- a CDS encoding Eco57I restriction-modification methylase domain-containing protein, with translation MIFDDALSGRITPGAACARFDEAVVRHYGDLSRDAGVIYTPKAVARYICRKAIGSYLARGNSLDHIRVFDSSCGTGIFLEAAMEELYRLRVEAFVDAGKSMPPEYVLKKAIVEHNLYGMDVDRYSIDAASLRLRLLLSVINGIGPARLNLACDNALFAPRIGEFDVIVGNPPYIRVKSMSAEQKKSIPAEVKASGLFHFQKGNLNLYKLFIERNLGFLKDGGSMGLIIPSSFLNESSSEMLRKHLFDTCSLEEVVEIPERSRIFPRVNQATAIVVLNKSRANNGHLRLRMGVDSESLDNGDGSISVGYAELAGVSDGRMEVPLLSDPSLEWDMIGRLKDIPPLKGCNDVTPVGEISVGNVDETFDKEYISEAPTGDIFVKGIHLREYFVDLSPEGPQPRWVKKREFLRKRPLAANTIEHWRIIGRNTQNKACARRLKFAMLPPGYLCSNSIKQIIVTDKGIDPFYLMALLNSSTLNWYFELFCSQNNIRNYRIEALPIVRASPEVQAAFSRVARLIINSRGETREFLDKKLMDSMAYELYLKDTKAGLIGAVTAMHDPEKLISDSNIRRMVYAMRDEKEFQVIQRAAYRL, from the coding sequence GTGATATTTGACGATGCGCTATCGGGAAGGATTACGCCGGGTGCGGCTTGTGCCAGGTTCGACGAAGCCGTAGTACGGCATTATGGTGACTTATCGCGGGATGCGGGAGTCATCTATACGCCTAAAGCGGTCGCCCGGTACATATGCAGGAAGGCGATCGGGTCGTACCTTGCGCGAGGGAACTCATTAGATCATATCCGCGTCTTCGATAGTTCCTGCGGGACCGGAATTTTCCTTGAAGCGGCCATGGAGGAGCTTTATCGGTTGAGGGTCGAGGCGTTCGTCGATGCCGGGAAAAGCATGCCGCCCGAATATGTGCTTAAAAAGGCGATCGTGGAGCATAACCTGTATGGCATGGACGTCGACCGGTATTCCATCGATGCCGCCTCGCTGCGCCTGCGCCTGCTGCTCTCCGTCATAAATGGTATAGGGCCAGCCAGGCTCAACCTCGCCTGCGATAACGCGTTATTTGCTCCCCGCATCGGTGAATTCGACGTCATTGTCGGCAACCCGCCCTATATACGCGTGAAAAGCATGAGCGCAGAACAAAAAAAGAGCATACCGGCAGAGGTAAAGGCCAGCGGCCTCTTTCATTTCCAGAAGGGCAATCTTAACCTGTATAAATTATTCATCGAGAGGAACCTCGGTTTCTTAAAAGACGGGGGCAGCATGGGGCTCATTATCCCATCGTCCTTCCTGAACGAGTCGAGCTCGGAAATGCTGAGAAAACACCTGTTCGATACGTGCAGCCTCGAAGAGGTCGTCGAGATCCCGGAGCGCTCGCGTATTTTTCCACGGGTGAATCAGGCGACGGCCATCGTCGTGCTCAATAAGTCCCGGGCAAATAACGGCCATCTCCGGCTGAGGATGGGCGTGGACAGCGAAAGCCTCGACAATGGCGATGGCTCGATATCGGTCGGCTATGCAGAGCTGGCCGGCGTCTCCGACGGCCGGATGGAGGTGCCGCTTCTAAGCGACCCATCGCTCGAGTGGGATATGATAGGGCGGCTAAAAGATATTCCGCCTTTAAAAGGCTGTAATGACGTAACCCCTGTAGGCGAAATATCCGTCGGGAACGTGGACGAGACTTTTGATAAGGAATATATTTCGGAAGCGCCGACGGGCGATATTTTTGTTAAGGGCATACACCTACGGGAATATTTCGTCGACCTTTCCCCTGAGGGCCCTCAGCCAAGGTGGGTGAAGAAGCGGGAGTTCTTACGAAAGCGGCCCCTGGCGGCAAATACGATAGAGCACTGGCGCATCATCGGCCGCAACACCCAGAATAAGGCCTGTGCCCGCAGGCTCAAGTTCGCGATGCTGCCGCCAGGCTACCTGTGTAGTAACTCCATAAAGCAGATCATAGTGACCGATAAGGGCATCGATCCCTTCTATTTAATGGCGCTCCTCAACTCGTCGACCTTGAACTGGTACTTCGAGCTCTTCTGCTCCCAGAATAACATCCGCAATTACCGCATCGAGGCACTGCCCATCGTCCGGGCGTCACCCGAAGTCCAGGCGGCTTTTTCACGGGTCGCCCGATTAATTATAAATTCAAGGGGCGAGACAAGGGAATTTCTGGATAAAAAATTAATGGACTCCATGGCCTACGAGCTTTATCTTAAAGATACGAAGGCCGGCCTTATCGGGGCAGTCACTGCCATGCACGATCCGGAAAAGCTGATATCGGATTCCAACATCCGTCGAATGGTCTATGCGATGCGGGACGAAAAAGAATTTCAGGTCATCCAGAGGGCTGCTTACCGTCTATAG
- a CDS encoding TIR domain-containing protein: METGIKCPECGSENILFSKKRQLHICEDCAHQFTVRMAAPRRRVFISYGHDGYASFALQLKKDLEERGYAAWFDLERIKGGGDWERYIEDGLEWASEFRGEGRFVLLMTPHSVRKPDGYCLNELARALQRRLHIIPVMVLYAEPPASIHNLRWLDMRDCISGGEKYRDKLSELIDALEKKEIEEYSGNDDKTLKEKATAMPSPSNFKKPKRLYIGHGTGEQKALAMRLKADLEARGFAVWSEKEEIQDHETLVEEGLSWASAIPDEGGYILLMTPHSVRRPDGSCLNELARARKKNLRVIPIMVSLCEPPLSICRTQWLDMRDCMPVEQRHEKYRTKLGQLFDALETGNLDHEGIQSRLIHVLEPLPFEADIGQLIVKFVGRQWIFNLIDRWLDENNSQRILWMTGLPGSGKSAIAAYLCYFRPEVIAFHLCKYDNAQLSDVRRFITSIAYQMSTQIPEYQVYLNALPLESIVSGSDNEQLFERLIVEPLSHIKPKSTRPMLIVIDSIDQAGQVNNEIARLISSLFLKTPRWLRLFITSRPDPPILAMLKGIEPFMLDIASPDNERDLRTFVHSELCTKFSCPSMLVDEAVEAIVAKSEGNMLYVDVVCREISQGRLSLDRLDEFPRGLGGAYAGFFGRQFPSFEEYKARYRPLLELVAAAIAPLPIDVAAGVLGKDELEVHALSDAMGSLFPLSEGRIRPFHKSLVDWLVFSDRAGQYFVSPNKGHARLAEYGMREYRAGVNSMSLYMLAFLPEHLAKANRVEDLRALLSDRLYIERLMSTRVRKPGDLARYKEMSEPFVENNEADIMRML; this comes from the coding sequence ATGGAAACAGGTATCAAGTGCCCGGAATGCGGCTCGGAAAATATCCTGTTCAGTAAAAAGCGGCAGCTGCACATATGCGAGGACTGCGCCCACCAGTTCACGGTCCGCATGGCCGCTCCCCGGAGACGTGTTTTTATCAGCTATGGCCACGATGGTTATGCGTCATTCGCTCTCCAGCTCAAAAAGGACCTGGAGGAGCGGGGCTATGCGGCCTGGTTCGACCTCGAGCGCATCAAAGGGGGCGGCGACTGGGAGCGCTACATCGAGGATGGCCTGGAATGGGCGTCCGAATTCCGGGGCGAGGGTCGGTTCGTGCTCCTCATGACGCCCCACTCGGTGCGCAAGCCCGACGGCTATTGCCTGAACGAGCTCGCCCGGGCCCTGCAGCGTCGCCTTCACATCATACCCGTCATGGTCCTCTATGCCGAACCGCCGGCCTCCATCCATAATCTTCGATGGCTGGACATGCGGGACTGCATATCGGGCGGGGAGAAGTACCGGGACAAATTATCCGAGTTGATCGATGCCCTGGAGAAGAAGGAGATAGAGGAATATAGCGGTAACGATGATAAGACCCTTAAGGAAAAAGCAACTGCTATGCCGTCGCCCTCGAATTTTAAAAAGCCAAAAAGACTCTATATCGGGCATGGTACCGGCGAGCAGAAAGCCTTAGCCATGCGGCTTAAGGCGGACCTGGAGGCCAGGGGCTTTGCCGTATGGTCCGAGAAGGAGGAAATTCAAGACCATGAAACCCTGGTCGAAGAAGGGCTATCGTGGGCCTCGGCTATCCCCGATGAAGGCGGCTATATCCTGCTCATGACGCCCCATTCGGTCCGGCGGCCGGACGGCTCCTGCCTGAACGAGCTCGCCCGGGCCCGGAAGAAGAATTTACGCGTGATCCCCATTATGGTCTCGCTCTGTGAGCCGCCGCTGAGTATCTGCCGGACCCAGTGGCTGGACATGCGGGATTGCATGCCCGTGGAGCAAAGACATGAAAAGTACCGGACGAAGCTCGGGCAGCTCTTCGACGCGCTGGAGACCGGGAACCTTGATCATGAGGGCATCCAGTCGCGGCTCATCCATGTCCTCGAGCCGTTGCCCTTCGAGGCGGATATCGGCCAGCTTATAGTCAAATTTGTCGGGCGCCAATGGATTTTTAATCTGATCGACCGCTGGCTCGACGAGAATAACTCGCAGCGGATCCTTTGGATGACCGGCCTCCCCGGCAGCGGTAAGAGTGCCATCGCCGCGTACCTCTGCTATTTCCGCCCTGAAGTAATCGCTTTCCACCTGTGTAAGTACGATAACGCCCAGCTGTCGGACGTACGGCGCTTCATAACGTCCATCGCTTACCAGATGAGCACGCAGATACCGGAGTACCAGGTGTATCTCAATGCTCTTCCCCTGGAAAGCATCGTTTCCGGCTCGGATAATGAACAATTATTCGAGCGGCTCATCGTAGAGCCGCTATCCCATATAAAGCCAAAGAGCACACGGCCGATGCTCATCGTCATCGACTCCATTGACCAGGCGGGCCAGGTGAATAATGAGATCGCCCGGCTGATATCGTCCTTATTTTTAAAGACGCCCCGGTGGCTGCGCCTCTTCATCACGAGCCGGCCCGATCCTCCCATCCTGGCAATGCTTAAGGGTATCGAGCCCTTCATGCTGGATATCGCTTCACCGGATAACGAGAGAGACTTACGTACTTTTGTGCACAGCGAGCTCTGTACGAAATTTTCCTGCCCATCGATGCTCGTGGATGAGGCTGTCGAGGCCATAGTCGCGAAGAGCGAGGGGAATATGCTCTACGTGGACGTCGTTTGCCGTGAAATATCACAGGGACGGCTCTCGCTCGACCGGCTCGATGAGTTCCCCCGGGGACTGGGCGGCGCATATGCAGGGTTCTTCGGCCGCCAGTTCCCCTCCTTCGAGGAGTATAAGGCCAGATACCGGCCCTTACTGGAGCTCGTAGCCGCCGCGATCGCGCCACTTCCAATCGATGTGGCCGCAGGTGTGCTGGGAAAGGATGAGCTCGAGGTACACGCCCTTAGCGATGCGATGGGCTCGCTTTTTCCTCTCTCCGAAGGGCGCATCCGTCCCTTCCATAAGTCCCTCGTCGACTGGCTCGTATTTTCAGACCGGGCCGGCCAATATTTCGTAAGCCCCAATAAGGGCCACGCTCGCCTGGCCGAGTATGGGATGCGCGAGTACAGGGCCGGAGTTAATTCGATGTCATTATATATGCTTGCATTCCTGCCGGAACATCTGGCAAAAGCTAACCGTGTGGAGGACCTCCGGGCCTTATTATCCGATCGGCTTTACATCGAGCGCCTTATGTCGACTAGAGTGAGAAAGCCGGGCGATCTCGCCCGCTATAAGGAGATGTCTGAGCCCTTCGTGGAAAATAACGAGGCCGATATCATGCGCATGCTATAG
- a CDS encoding twin-arginine translocase TatA/TatE family subunit, whose protein sequence is MVGFDEIIFIAIIALLLFGPDKLPEYIRELGRFYAEFKKAQRDLEEEFNRAANAQPSAPKPPSTTVLGIARRMNIPTEGKTEDQLLKEIELAVSVETGKV, encoded by the coding sequence ATGGTCGGCTTCGACGAGATCATCTTCATCGCAATCATTGCCCTCTTATTATTCGGCCCGGATAAGCTTCCCGAGTACATCCGTGAGCTGGGCCGCTTTTACGCCGAGTTTAAAAAAGCCCAGAGGGACCTGGAAGAAGAGTTCAACAGGGCGGCGAACGCTCAACCGTCGGCCCCGAAGCCGCCTTCGACGACGGTGCTGGGCATCGCCCGCAGGATGAACATCCCGACGGAAGGCAAGACGGAAGACCAATTATTGAAAGAGATCGAGCTCGCCGTCTCTGTCGAAACTGGAAAGGTATAA
- a CDS encoding fibrillarin-like rRNA/tRNA 2'-O-methyltransferase, which produces MSDISSLRPAGIDNVFYVKTDGREMLATLTDHPDADSLIFEEKVYRLWSPSTSKLASMIVKGMKIPLNMGSSVLYLGAASGTTATHVADIVSDGVVFAVEFAPRPARDLLKAVEGRFNVMPVIADARQPDKYPPFMDKVDVIYQDVAQPKQAAIANVNAEKYLKGGGFLILAIKAKSVSSTENVGDIFRDELRTLEKDFEILEKASLEPLHHGHMAVIARYRK; this is translated from the coding sequence TTGAGCGATATAAGCAGTCTGCGGCCGGCGGGCATCGATAACGTATTCTATGTAAAGACGGATGGCCGGGAAATGCTCGCTACGCTTACAGATCATCCCGATGCCGATTCGCTGATTTTCGAAGAAAAGGTTTACAGGCTGTGGAGCCCGTCCACCAGTAAGCTGGCATCGATGATCGTAAAAGGCATGAAAATTCCTCTTAATATGGGATCAAGCGTCCTCTATCTCGGGGCCGCCAGCGGCACGACGGCCACTCACGTGGCCGATATCGTCAGCGATGGCGTCGTCTTCGCGGTGGAGTTCGCCCCACGGCCGGCCAGAGACCTGTTAAAGGCCGTCGAAGGCCGGTTCAACGTCATGCCGGTCATCGCCGACGCCAGGCAGCCGGATAAATACCCGCCATTCATGGATAAAGTGGATGTCATATACCAGGACGTGGCACAGCCGAAACAGGCCGCCATCGCTAACGTGAACGCTGAAAAATACCTGAAAGGCGGCGGTTTCCTTATTTTGGCCATCAAGGCGAAGAGCGTCAGCTCGACAGAGAATGTCGGCGACATATTCCGGGATGAGCTTCGAACCCTTGAAAAAGATTTCGAGATCTTAGAAAAGGCTTCATTGGAGCCCCTTCACCACGGCCATATGGCCGTCATCGCACGCTATAGAAAATAA
- a CDS encoding PqqD family protein, which yields MPAFVTLKGTKAKIPYKKLLKAKPKRSEDVEWEGNGSDSLMIYAKYKKNRLTQFLNRFIDIPDERSFRFNPLGAIVWELCDGTHSVEDIKGIIMKRSKGDEKEIEKRLIKFLNRLSANDLITLEV from the coding sequence ATGCCCGCGTTCGTCACTTTGAAGGGTACGAAGGCAAAAATACCCTACAAAAAATTATTGAAGGCAAAGCCGAAGAGGAGCGAGGACGTCGAGTGGGAGGGCAACGGCTCTGATTCGCTCATGATTTACGCAAAATATAAAAAGAATCGCCTGACGCAGTTTCTCAACCGCTTTATAGACATACCCGATGAGCGAAGCTTCCGGTTCAACCCGCTGGGCGCTATCGTCTGGGAACTATGTGACGGCACGCACTCCGTGGAGGATATCAAGGGCATCATCATGAAACGCAGTAAAGGCGATGAGAAGGAGATCGAGAAGCGTCTCATCAAATTCCTTAACCGGCTTTCGGCTAACGATCTAATTACCTTAGAAGTCTGA